One Candidatus Methanoperedens sp. DNA window includes the following coding sequences:
- a CDS encoding DUF362 domain-containing protein, whose protein sequence is MSFLLDPPMLFVIGVLLYFLGNKLGFERLAKITIGFLVVAAFILFSLLLYADIFRCVFPFVCNNMSGSEFMFHSDITGIYKKDVPLLVVIVLFALYPVWIYLGYASALLFTKRRRHSKETYSYDDVKSGKRKKHVISKYSIVRYPDIKQGINDPQNATRAAVDSLGGMNNFVKTGDKVLIKVNVCGGVPELKGTYTTKEVAGVVVDMVREAGGEPFICDADMVWTKFWPNAKAEGWLEWAKQKNVKIVNLSDTKIVNFDFGKDSKMPVEKVSKEILDSDVIISIPAMKTHMMTGVTLGMKNMYGTLPEIDKARYHKIGIDEVIYYINKAFTPNLTIIDGSIGGETVGPLSCDSVEYHTIIASSDVVTADSIAAQMMGFADPVADIRHIQLAHENKVGDASPVFDPSILPYQHSSDMKWKRPDPDVAKFYVWGTHALLRLPGWDSVFSICSDFFLYDAARLPILKYFTPALLQIVNDVARWSLGKKPDSPENKKRMGINLGIFSIFVLLSLFGFVSGGYLMKSSLYFSLGFLFSIISAGWFATRMKTKHFAAISLTSVLISFLIERYAPLAGMWRYLDGASPPVFALFSTPLLVISIIGISDFLRKVFAYVELSGSKLRNVPFILMLVGFVAFMQFEGYLTIISNEVIAIYSAFAISGFYYNNKQTLDWNLAIASVTVGIGGMLELLGSSSGLWSYYYSEPLPVFLIMGWTMNVWAACAIGQIFGTNFKEAIAD, encoded by the coding sequence ATGAGTTTCCTGTTAGACCCACCAATGCTGTTCGTAATAGGTGTTTTGCTGTATTTTTTAGGCAATAAACTTGGATTTGAAAGGCTTGCAAAAATTACAATCGGCTTTCTTGTCGTTGCGGCATTTATCCTGTTCAGTCTCTTGCTTTATGCAGATATTTTCCGCTGCGTATTCCCTTTCGTCTGCAATAACATGAGCGGATCAGAATTCATGTTCCATTCAGATATTACAGGCATCTACAAGAAGGATGTTCCACTGCTTGTGGTCATCGTGCTATTTGCATTGTATCCTGTCTGGATATATCTTGGATATGCAAGCGCGCTTTTATTTACAAAGCGAAGGAGACATTCTAAAGAGACTTATTCGTATGATGATGTGAAAAGCGGTAAAAGGAAAAAACACGTAATCTCAAAATACTCCATTGTACGATATCCCGATATAAAACAGGGAATAAACGACCCGCAAAATGCCACAAGAGCTGCTGTTGATTCCCTTGGGGGAATGAATAATTTCGTTAAAACCGGGGATAAAGTCCTTATCAAAGTGAATGTATGCGGAGGTGTGCCGGAATTAAAAGGTACCTATACAACAAAGGAGGTCGCAGGTGTTGTCGTGGATATGGTCCGCGAAGCAGGTGGTGAACCTTTCATCTGCGATGCTGACATGGTATGGACAAAATTCTGGCCCAATGCAAAAGCAGAGGGCTGGCTGGAGTGGGCAAAGCAAAAAAACGTAAAAATTGTCAATCTTTCTGATACGAAAATCGTGAATTTTGACTTTGGCAAAGATAGCAAGATGCCGGTAGAAAAAGTCTCAAAAGAGATCCTGGATTCCGATGTGATAATCTCCATACCTGCAATGAAAACCCACATGATGACAGGAGTAACGCTCGGGATGAAAAACATGTATGGGACTTTACCTGAGATCGATAAGGCGCGATATCATAAGATCGGGATCGACGAAGTTATTTATTATATCAACAAAGCCTTCACTCCAAACCTGACAATAATCGATGGCAGTATTGGCGGTGAAACCGTAGGGCCCCTGTCGTGCGATTCTGTGGAGTATCATACTATTATCGCCTCCAGCGATGTGGTGACAGCCGACTCAATAGCCGCACAAATGATGGGTTTTGCAGACCCGGTAGCGGATATCAGGCACATCCAGCTTGCCCATGAAAATAAAGTAGGTGATGCATCGCCAGTATTCGATCCGTCAATACTTCCGTATCAGCACAGTTCGGATATGAAATGGAAACGGCCGGACCCCGATGTTGCAAAATTCTATGTATGGGGCACTCATGCATTGCTGAGGTTACCGGGCTGGGATTCCGTATTTAGCATTTGTTCAGATTTCTTTTTATATGATGCGGCAAGATTGCCAATCCTTAAATATTTCACGCCTGCCTTATTGCAGATAGTTAACGATGTCGCCAGATGGTCACTGGGAAAGAAGCCGGATTCGCCTGAAAATAAAAAGAGAATGGGTATAAACCTGGGGATTTTTTCGATCTTTGTGTTGTTATCGCTTTTTGGTTTCGTTTCCGGCGGCTATCTGATGAAATCCTCGCTGTATTTCAGTCTTGGATTTTTATTTTCAATTATTTCTGCAGGATGGTTTGCCACAAGAATGAAAACAAAGCATTTTGCGGCCATTTCTTTAACATCGGTCCTTATTTCGTTCCTGATAGAGCGTTACGCACCGCTTGCCGGGATGTGGCGATATTTAGATGGTGCATCGCCCCCGGTTTTTGCCCTGTTTTCAACGCCATTGCTGGTAATCTCGATCATTGGTATTTCTGATTTCTTAAGAAAAGTATTTGCTTATGTTGAATTGAGCGGATCAAAACTCAGGAATGTTCCATTTATCCTGATGCTGGTCGGGTTTGTGGCATTTATGCAATTTGAAGGGTATTTAACGATCATTTCAAATGAAGTTATCGCTATTTATTCAGCATTCGCGATATCAGGGTTTTACTATAATAATAAACAAACCCTTGATTGGAACCTGGCTATAGCGTCTGTTACTGTTGGGATAGGCGGGATGCTGGAGCTTCTGGGCTCTTCTTCAGGCCTGTGGAGTTATTATTATTCCGAACCGCTGCCAGTATTTTTGATCATGGGCTGGACAATGAATGTGTGGGCTGCCTGCGCAATCGGGCAAATTTTTGGGACGAATTTCAAAGAGGCGATAGCAGATTAA
- the argJ gene encoding bifunctional ornithine acetyltransferase/N-acetylglutamate synthase, translating to MKMITGGICAVKGVRANGIKQGKNGLTIMVADARELETAGVFTRNKVIAAPLIITKSHLENGNLKAIIANSGCANAFTGEKGIIDAKWMTEILSKKLKCKPYDIGVASTGVIGRNLDRTWIGGHLDEVFNKLSDTEESAKAAARAIMTTDLSMKEIAMELDNGVRIAGIAKGSGMIEPNMGTMLAFIFTDATLSKVTLDAALRRAVDKSFNMLVVDGDTSTNDMALLTSTGFNECEEDVFQEGLDHVCISLAKMIAKDGEGASRLIETRVTGAKSEKDARKAAKAIVRSPLVKTAIFGKDPNWGRVVAAAGYSGADIDQDKISLKFSDTKNEVMLVDSGKIVEGKLDELKGIMESKEIIIEVDIGLGNFGAIAWGCDLTYDYVKINAMYTT from the coding sequence ATGAAAATGATCACAGGCGGGATATGCGCTGTAAAAGGTGTAAGAGCTAATGGGATCAAGCAGGGAAAAAACGGGCTTACGATCATGGTTGCAGATGCCAGGGAACTTGAAACCGCCGGAGTTTTCACGAGAAACAAAGTGATAGCTGCACCGCTTATTATAACAAAATCACATCTTGAAAATGGAAATTTAAAAGCGATAATTGCGAACAGTGGGTGTGCAAATGCATTTACAGGTGAAAAAGGCATAATCGATGCGAAATGGATGACCGAAATACTTTCAAAAAAATTGAAATGCAAACCTTATGATATAGGAGTGGCTTCAACAGGCGTTATCGGGCGAAATCTTGACAGGACATGGATCGGGGGGCATCTGGATGAGGTTTTTAACAAGCTTTCAGATACGGAAGAATCAGCTAAAGCCGCCGCAAGAGCAATCATGACAACCGATCTTTCCATGAAAGAGATAGCCATGGAGCTTGATAATGGCGTGAGAATTGCGGGTATCGCGAAAGGTTCAGGGATGATCGAACCGAATATGGGTACGATGCTTGCTTTTATATTTACGGATGCCACGTTATCAAAAGTTACTCTTGATGCTGCCTTGAGAAGGGCAGTTGATAAGAGTTTTAACATGCTGGTGGTTGATGGTGATACAAGCACAAATGATATGGCGCTGTTAACTTCAACGGGATTTAATGAATGCGAAGAAGATGTTTTCCAGGAAGGTCTTGACCATGTGTGCATCAGCCTTGCAAAAATGATAGCAAAAGATGGAGAGGGAGCAAGCAGGTTGATCGAGACAAGAGTTACAGGAGCAAAAAGTGAAAAAGATGCGCGTAAAGCTGCTAAGGCGATAGTGCGCTCACCGCTTGTGAAAACTGCGATATTCGGAAAAGATCCCAACTGGGGAAGAGTGGTTGCAGCCGCTGGATATTCAGGCGCTGATATCGACCAGGATAAGATATCGCTTAAATTCTCTGATACCAAAAATGAGGTCATGCTTGTTGATTCGGGAAAAATCGTAGAGGGAAAGCTCGATGAGCTAAAGGGAATTATGGAAAGCAAGGAGATCATCATTGAAGTGGATATCGGTCTTGGAAATTTCGGCGCGATTGCCTGGGGCTGCGATCTGACATATGATTATGTAAAGATCAATGCGATGTATACGACTTGA
- a CDS encoding N-acetyltransferase, with the protein MLRKATIKDVEKIWKLVNSYADKRIMLPRSLSELYENLRDFYVITENDKLVGCGALHITWEDYGEILSLAVEPDMVRRGIGSQILKACEEEAVTLGLNKLITLTYVPEFFESHGFVRVKKSTLPHKIWSMCIKCPKFPECDEIPLVKKII; encoded by the coding sequence TTGTTAAGAAAAGCAACCATCAAAGATGTGGAAAAGATATGGAAACTTGTGAACAGTTATGCAGATAAACGTATTATGCTTCCGCGTTCATTGAGCGAATTATACGAGAATCTCAGGGATTTTTATGTAATAACAGAGAATGATAAACTTGTGGGCTGCGGCGCGCTTCATATTACCTGGGAAGATTACGGGGAAATACTGTCTCTTGCAGTCGAACCTGATATGGTAAGGAGGGGGATAGGTTCACAGATACTTAAAGCATGTGAAGAAGAGGCAGTAACACTCGGTTTAAATAAACTTATTACGCTTACTTATGTGCCTGAATTTTTTGAGTCGCATGGATTTGTGAGAGTGAAAAAGAGCACGCTTCCGCATAAGATATGGAGTATGTGCATTAAATGCCCCAAGTTCCCTGAGTGCGATGAGATCCCGCTGGTGAAGAAGATAATTTGA
- a CDS encoding type II toxin-antitoxin system VapC family toxin: MMLDSFAWMEYFMGSQKGEEVKKLVDDDSQLYTSPIVIAEIYSKSLRTDGNADERKDFIMKRCAIVALDVNTAIEAAKIHAHNKIKIPDFGLADAIILASARSRKIKVLTGDPHFKNFNDAVIL; this comes from the coding sequence ATGATGCTGGATTCTTTTGCATGGATGGAATATTTTATGGGGAGTCAGAAAGGTGAAGAAGTCAAAAAATTAGTAGATGACGACTCGCAATTATATACATCTCCTATAGTAATAGCAGAAATATACTCCAAATCTCTCAGGACAGATGGAAACGCAGACGAAAGAAAGGATTTCATAATGAAAAGATGTGCGATAGTCGCACTGGATGTTAACACTGCAATTGAAGCTGCAAAAATACATGCACATAATAAAATCAAAATCCCGGATTTCGGTCTTGCTGATGCAATAATACTTGCATCAGCCCGGAGCAGAAAAATAAAGGTATTGACCGGAGACCCCCATTTTAAAAATTTTAACGATGCTGTAATTTTGTGA
- a CDS encoding GIY-YIG nuclease family protein, whose protein sequence is MKGIYVLILRLNNNTDLTIGKLGDFHFKAGYYYYIGSALGTGGFRRVTRHFNVASGSNSTRKWHIDHLLPHSEVICAVLLPTGEALECKTARTLMEFSQFIPGFGCSDCTCKSHLFFHESDIRNDLTRIANKLAGNESIIIYPGM, encoded by the coding sequence ATGAAAGGCATATATGTTCTTATCCTCAGGTTGAATAACAACACCGACCTGACCATAGGAAAACTTGGGGATTTCCATTTCAAAGCCGGATATTACTATTACATCGGCTCAGCTCTTGGAACCGGAGGATTCAGGCGAGTCACAAGACATTTCAATGTGGCTTCGGGTTCAAACAGCACGAGAAAATGGCACATAGACCACCTTCTTCCCCATTCGGAAGTGATATGCGCCGTACTGCTGCCGACCGGTGAAGCTCTTGAATGCAAAACTGCACGAACACTTATGGAATTTTCGCAATTCATACCCGGCTTTGGGTGCAGCGACTGCACCTGCAAATCGCATCTTTTTTTCCATGAATCGGATATCAGGAACGATCTAACCAGGATTGCCAATAAGCTGGCAGGAAACGAAAGTATAATTATTTATCCCGGCATGTAG
- a CDS encoding metallophosphoesterase gives MTVTPILNEPALVVKNTIKVLVIADVHLGIEWELYHKGFSIPSQVEKRKKRICEYLENMKPDRIVLLGDIKHNVPRTSWQEKKEIPGFLGTIAAYAPVDIVPGNHDGDIEELITGNVTMHDMRGFVLDGAGYFHGHTWPGAELLSAKYVLMSHNHPAVRLTDSLGHAVSEKVWIRTHFIEKSIRDHYGDIEWTSPEVIIMPAFNELCGGIPFNESISEDLLGPVFASHAIDLENARVFLLDGTDLGTIGNIRKLGITRRRRNRRYL, from the coding sequence ATGACCGTAACCCCTATTTTGAACGAACCCGCACTTGTGGTCAAGAACACTATAAAAGTTCTTGTGATCGCGGATGTTCATCTTGGCATCGAATGGGAGCTTTATCATAAAGGATTCTCAATCCCCAGCCAGGTGGAAAAAAGAAAGAAACGCATATGTGAGTATCTTGAAAATATGAAGCCGGACCGGATCGTGCTTCTTGGCGACATAAAACACAATGTGCCCAGGACTTCATGGCAGGAAAAAAAAGAGATACCCGGTTTTCTTGGAACAATAGCAGCTTATGCACCTGTTGATATCGTGCCGGGGAACCATGATGGGGATATTGAGGAGCTAATTACCGGGAATGTTACAATGCACGATATGAGGGGTTTTGTGCTTGACGGAGCAGGTTATTTTCACGGCCATACGTGGCCTGGTGCCGAGTTGCTATCTGCAAAATACGTGCTGATGTCCCATAACCATCCCGCTGTAAGGCTCACGGATTCACTGGGACATGCTGTTTCTGAGAAGGTATGGATAAGGACGCATTTTATTGAGAAATCAATACGGGATCATTATGGGGATATTGAGTGGACAAGTCCTGAAGTAATAATTATGCCCGCATTTAACGAGTTGTGCGGCGGGATACCATTCAATGAATCAATAAGCGAGGATTTGCTGGGGCCTGTCTTTGCCAGCCATGCGATCGATCTTGAAAATGCAAGGGTGTTTTTGCTTGATGGGACAGACCTCGGAACGATAGGAAATATCAGGAAGCTGGGGATAACGCGAAGGAGAAGGAACAGAAGATATTTATAA
- a CDS encoding N-acetyl-gamma-glutamyl-phosphate reductase has protein sequence MDIGIIGGSGYTGGELMRLLSRHPEANIKAVTSRSKKGQNISDTHAHLRKIVDIEFEDLTPTEVASRSDIVFTAVPHGTAMQVVPALIMAGVKVVDLSADYRLKTDVFEKTYKLKHIDPREAVYGIPELHPEVSSQQFIANPGCYPTGASLAAAPLASAGLIERVVFDSKSGISGAGAEPSPVSHYPNMAENIQAYKLTTHRHRAEIVQELTRLDSHLKSISFTPHVIPSVRGILTTAHIFVKKQLSQEDVSAIYNDFYSDKPFIRLIKGIPMLGNVRGSNFCDIGFEVEKGSDRIVVISAIDNLVKGASGQAIQNMNLMSGLPETTGLWSPGFAP, from the coding sequence ATGGACATCGGAATAATCGGAGGCTCCGGATATACAGGCGGGGAATTGATGCGGCTTCTTTCCCGGCATCCTGAAGCAAACATCAAAGCAGTTACTTCACGCAGCAAGAAAGGACAAAATATCAGCGATACACATGCCCATCTTCGAAAAATTGTTGATATTGAATTTGAAGACCTGACTCCAACAGAAGTTGCCTCACGCAGCGACATCGTTTTTACAGCCGTTCCCCATGGCACAGCTATGCAGGTTGTTCCCGCACTTATTATGGCAGGTGTTAAAGTCGTAGATCTGAGCGCAGATTATCGCCTGAAAACAGATGTTTTTGAAAAAACCTATAAGCTCAAACACATAGACCCGCGCGAAGCGGTATACGGAATACCTGAACTCCATCCTGAAGTGTCGTCACAGCAATTTATCGCAAATCCTGGTTGCTACCCGACAGGCGCCTCGCTTGCTGCTGCGCCTCTTGCCAGTGCTGGACTGATCGAGCGCGTAGTATTTGATTCAAAAAGCGGTATATCAGGGGCTGGAGCAGAGCCAAGTCCGGTTTCCCATTATCCGAACATGGCCGAGAATATCCAGGCATATAAGCTCACAACACATCGCCACCGCGCCGAAATAGTGCAGGAATTAACACGGCTTGACAGCCACCTGAAAAGCATCAGCTTTACGCCGCATGTTATTCCTTCTGTGCGGGGGATTCTCACAACGGCGCATATTTTCGTTAAGAAACAGTTAAGCCAGGAAGATGTCAGCGCGATATACAATGATTTTTACAGTGATAAACCATTCATCAGGCTGATAAAAGGAATACCCATGCTGGGAAATGTCCGGGGTTCCAATTTCTGCGACATAGGTTTTGAGGTAGAAAAGGGAAGCGACAGGATAGTTGTGATATCTGCAATAGACAACCTGGTAAAAGGAGCATCAGGCCAGGCTATCCAGAACATGAACCTGATGTCTGGCCTTCCTGAGACAACAGGTCTCTGGTCGCCAGGTTTTGCCCCGTGA
- a CDS encoding CBS domain-containing protein: MKIKDVMNKDVITCAPGDSLSYISNLLKENHISGLPVVDKGKVVGLVSETDLLKLFKIPEFSNELWLPSPFEIIEIPIRNLVRIEETRNALENLKLRPVEDIMTKDVHAISPEDELEDASGIMVKYKVNRLPVIDDNGKLVGIVARSDILRGLAGSGK, from the coding sequence ATGAAAATAAAAGATGTTATGAATAAAGACGTAATCACATGTGCGCCTGGTGACTCATTAAGCTATATTTCCAACCTGTTAAAAGAAAATCATATCAGCGGATTACCAGTTGTTGATAAAGGAAAAGTAGTAGGGCTTGTTTCCGAAACTGATCTCTTAAAATTATTCAAGATTCCGGAATTTTCAAATGAATTGTGGCTTCCAAGCCCATTTGAAATAATTGAGATACCCATAAGGAATCTTGTCAGGATCGAAGAGACCAGGAATGCCCTTGAAAACCTCAAGCTTCGGCCTGTAGAGGATATAATGACAAAGGATGTCCATGCAATTTCCCCGGAGGATGAACTGGAAGATGCTTCAGGTATTATGGTAAAATATAAAGTTAACCGGCTGCCAGTCATCGATGATAATGGAAAGCTTGTCGGAATAGTTGCCAGGAGTGATATATTAAGAGGCCTGGCAGGATCGGGGAAATGA
- a CDS encoding adenylosuccinate lyase, with product MAIHPIEYRYGHAEMKAVWNEETRLLKMLSVEAALAKAQAHLNYIPKGMDEKISIGVKKVTLDRVKEIEDEIHHDVMAVVLALAEQSGDAGKWVHFGATSNDILDTATALQVKDALLILRKETVKLRQVLIESALSHKNTVCAGRTHGQIGVPTTYGMKFAIWASEIDRHIERLDQLTPRATVGKMSGAVGTQAAFGKKGIEIQEKTMEYLGIEAADVSNQVIQRDRHAEFVMWMANTVTTLDKICIEIRSLARSEIAEVEESFGKKQVGSSTMPHKRNPIKSEQVCGLARIVRAMVEPELRNNTLWDERDLTNSSCERIVFPESCVLTDHCIRLTTTIIQNLRFYPENIRKNLNLLNGLNMGEAIMIELSKKGVGRQEAHEIVRQCAMSARESGIHMKDALLSNETISKYLAESEIIQLMDPDNYIGTAVEQVDSLAAKLKKRK from the coding sequence ATGGCAATCCATCCTATCGAATACCGCTACGGTCACGCTGAAATGAAAGCTGTATGGAATGAAGAGACACGACTTTTAAAAATGCTCTCTGTTGAAGCGGCCCTGGCAAAAGCCCAGGCGCATCTGAATTATATCCCCAAAGGAATGGATGAGAAAATATCCATCGGGGTAAAGAAAGTAACTCTTGACCGTGTCAAGGAAATAGAAGATGAGATACATCATGATGTCATGGCTGTTGTGCTTGCACTTGCCGAGCAATCCGGTGATGCAGGAAAATGGGTACATTTCGGAGCAACTTCCAATGATATTTTAGATACTGCAACTGCTCTTCAGGTAAAAGATGCACTCCTTATATTACGAAAAGAAACTGTGAAATTGCGCCAGGTTCTGATCGAAAGCGCACTATCCCATAAAAATACTGTATGCGCAGGTCGCACTCACGGCCAGATCGGAGTTCCCACCACTTACGGCATGAAGTTTGCGATATGGGCATCAGAAATTGACAGGCATATTGAAAGGCTTGACCAGTTGACACCGCGCGCCACTGTTGGAAAAATGAGCGGTGCAGTAGGCACGCAGGCTGCTTTCGGGAAAAAAGGCATCGAGATACAGGAAAAAACCATGGAATATCTTGGCATCGAGGCAGCAGATGTTTCAAACCAGGTGATACAGCGCGACAGGCATGCAGAATTCGTGATGTGGATGGCAAATACCGTTACTACCCTTGATAAAATATGTATTGAAATACGAAGTCTTGCAAGAAGCGAAATTGCGGAAGTGGAAGAAAGCTTTGGCAAAAAACAGGTGGGTTCATCCACAATGCCACACAAACGCAACCCCATAAAATCAGAGCAGGTTTGCGGACTTGCAAGAATTGTAAGGGCAATGGTTGAGCCTGAACTCCGTAACAATACACTGTGGGATGAGCGCGACCTAACAAACTCATCGTGCGAACGCATTGTATTCCCTGAATCCTGTGTATTGACCGACCATTGTATACGCCTTACAACAACAATTATCCAGAACCTGCGCTTTTACCCGGAGAACATCAGGAAAAACCTGAACCTTCTCAATGGGCTGAATATGGGCGAAGCTATCATGATCGAACTCAGTAAGAAAGGGGTTGGCAGGCAGGAAGCACATGAGATCGTGCGCCAGTGTGCCATGTCTGCCCGGGAATCCGGTATCCACATGAAGGACGCTCTTCTTTCAAACGAAACCATATCAAAATACCTGGCAGAGAGCGAAATAATCCAATTAATGGACCCGGATAATTATATAGGTACAGCCGTAGAACAGGTTGATTCCCTTGCTGCCAAACTAAAAAAACGAAAATAA